One region of Tistrella mobilis genomic DNA includes:
- the glpD gene encoding glycerol-3-phosphate dehydrogenase has protein sequence MTGDPVHDIFVIGGGINGCGIARDAAGRGYSVALAEMNDLASGTSSGSTKLIHGGLRYLEHYEFRLVREALMEREVLWHNAPHIIWPMRFVLPHHKGLRPRWLLRLGLFLYDHIGGRKLLPATRTLDLRRDPAAKPLKPLFRTAFEYSDCWVNDARLVVLNAMDAAARGVELMVRTRVTSARREGELWAVTVQSVDHPEVTRSFSARMLINAAGPWVDQVLQGTLARNDVHNVRLVQGSHIVVRAKFDDPRAFFFQNSDGRIIFAIPYEDDFTLIGTTDQDFKGDPKDIRITEGEIDYLCAAASEYFAEPVRREDIVWTYSGVRPLYDDGASKAQEATRDYVLKVERGPGTPGSGAPMLPGAPGTGAPMLNVFGGKITTYRRLAESALEKIEAELGARGPAWTATATLPGGDFPATGFEAEVARLRAEYGFLDDGFGRRLVRLYGTRARMILGSARSKADLGRDFGADLTENEIRYLVTHEWARTAEDVLWRRTKHGLHLSEDQRAAVDDFMQSLPAAGTAAAE, from the coding sequence GTGACGGGCGATCCGGTCCATGACATTTTCGTCATCGGCGGCGGCATAAACGGCTGCGGCATCGCGCGCGATGCCGCCGGGCGCGGCTATTCGGTCGCGCTGGCCGAGATGAACGACCTCGCCTCGGGCACCTCTTCCGGGTCCACCAAGCTGATCCATGGCGGCCTGCGCTATCTGGAACACTATGAATTCCGGCTGGTGCGCGAGGCGCTGATGGAGCGCGAGGTGCTGTGGCACAACGCCCCGCACATCATCTGGCCGATGCGCTTCGTGCTGCCCCATCACAAGGGGTTGCGGCCGCGCTGGCTGCTGCGGCTGGGCCTGTTCCTCTACGATCATATCGGCGGGCGCAAGCTGCTGCCGGCGACACGCACGCTGGATCTTCGCCGCGATCCGGCCGCGAAACCGCTGAAGCCGCTGTTCCGAACCGCTTTCGAATATTCCGACTGCTGGGTGAACGATGCCCGGCTGGTGGTGCTGAACGCCATGGATGCCGCCGCCCGCGGCGTGGAGCTGATGGTCCGCACCCGCGTGACCTCGGCGCGGCGCGAGGGTGAGCTTTGGGCGGTGACCGTGCAGAGCGTCGACCACCCGGAGGTGACCCGCAGCTTCAGTGCGCGCATGTTGATCAATGCCGCCGGCCCCTGGGTTGATCAGGTGCTGCAGGGCACGCTGGCGCGCAACGACGTCCACAATGTCCGCCTGGTTCAGGGCAGCCATATCGTGGTGCGGGCGAAGTTCGACGATCCGCGGGCCTTCTTCTTCCAGAATTCCGACGGCCGGATCATCTTCGCCATTCCCTATGAAGACGATTTCACCCTGATCGGCACCACCGACCAGGACTTCAAGGGCGATCCGAAAGATATCCGGATCACCGAAGGCGAGATCGATTACCTGTGTGCCGCGGCCAGCGAGTATTTCGCCGAGCCGGTGCGGCGCGAGGACATCGTCTGGACCTATTCCGGCGTGCGGCCGCTCTATGACGACGGCGCATCCAAGGCACAGGAAGCCACACGCGATTATGTGCTGAAGGTGGAGCGCGGCCCCGGTACGCCCGGCAGCGGTGCGCCGATGCTGCCCGGTGCGCCCGGCACCGGCGCGCCCATGCTGAACGTGTTCGGCGGCAAGATCACCACCTACCGGCGTCTGGCCGAATCGGCGCTGGAGAAGATCGAGGCCGAACTGGGCGCGCGCGGACCGGCCTGGACCGCCACCGCCACCCTGCCCGGCGGTGACTTCCCGGCCACGGGTTTCGAGGCCGAGGTCGCCCGGCTGCGTGCCGAATACGGCTTCCTGGACGACGGTTTTGGCCGCAGACTGGTGAGACTGTATGGCACACGGGCGCGGATGATCCTTGGATCCGCGCGAAGCAAGGCGGATCTGGGGCGCGATTTCGGTGCGGATCTGACCGAAAACGAAATCCGCTATCTGGTCACCCACGAATGGGCGCGGACGGCGGAGGATGTGCTCTGGCGACGCACCAAACACGGCCTGCATCTGTCGGAAGACCAGCGGGCCGCCGTCGACGACTTCATGCAAAGCCTGCCCGCCGCCGGCACGGCGGCCGCCGAATGA
- a CDS encoding RAMP superfamily CRISPR-associated protein translates to MSVAFRPSDVITARFELSAPMFSGQEGDKGPAEIRPTEIKAALRFWWRALAWGRGVRTPQALKEQEDILFGAAADEGRNGAGGRGQGAFLLRVRTDRLLPLPKGTGLGTFFPQKDGRQRQRREAMAGAQYAGYGLIATGDAPTTVRPGLDKGSTFDVTFLPRLTLSPVQKAELLQAVRLFGLLGGLGGRVRRGFGSVSLQALSFDGRRVAGPTRRVDYVRQLQQLMPDTDTTGEPDWTAFFGTSSGMGTICAIAWERFTSPLGVIGAFGHDLKSYRKDLRAGVPQKIALGLPQHHKGSSELSTLEAGNKQGRRASPVMLHVHRLSDGYVGVVTVFPGRFLPNDARIAVFPSGGSPQIQRYSRLHASDAIGILGGPALPVSARGPIKIEDQDMIFAGQVTDA, encoded by the coding sequence ATGTCCGTCGCCTTCAGACCGTCCGACGTCATCACTGCCCGTTTCGAACTCTCGGCGCCGATGTTCTCGGGCCAGGAGGGCGACAAGGGCCCGGCCGAGATCCGCCCGACCGAAATCAAGGCCGCGCTGCGCTTCTGGTGGCGCGCGCTCGCCTGGGGGCGCGGCGTGCGCACGCCTCAGGCGCTGAAGGAGCAGGAAGACATCCTGTTCGGCGCGGCGGCGGATGAGGGCCGGAACGGCGCCGGCGGGCGGGGGCAGGGGGCGTTTCTGTTGCGGGTGCGGACGGATCGGCTGCTCCCCCTGCCGAAGGGAACCGGGCTGGGGACGTTCTTTCCTCAAAAGGATGGGCGCCAGCGGCAAAGGCGAGAGGCGATGGCGGGGGCACAGTATGCGGGGTACGGGCTGATTGCCACGGGTGACGCGCCAACAACCGTGCGCCCTGGCCTTGATAAGGGCAGCACCTTCGACGTCACTTTTCTGCCCCGCCTCACGCTTTCGCCCGTGCAGAAAGCAGAATTGCTGCAGGCTGTGAGGCTCTTCGGCCTCCTGGGTGGTCTTGGCGGACGCGTGCGCCGCGGATTCGGCAGCGTCAGCCTCCAGGCGCTTTCCTTCGACGGGCGACGTGTCGCTGGCCCGACAAGGCGTGTGGACTATGTCCGCCAGCTACAACAGCTGATGCCCGATACAGACACGACTGGCGAGCCGGACTGGACAGCATTCTTCGGCACATCCTCTGGCATGGGAACCATCTGCGCCATCGCCTGGGAGAGGTTTACGTCGCCTCTGGGCGTGATCGGTGCGTTCGGTCACGACCTGAAGTCCTATCGCAAGGATCTGAGAGCCGGCGTACCCCAAAAGATCGCGCTCGGCCTGCCGCAACACCACAAAGGATCGAGCGAGTTGTCGACCCTTGAAGCCGGCAACAAACAGGGCCGCCGGGCCAGCCCGGTCATGCTTCATGTGCACAGGCTGTCGGACGGGTATGTCGGGGTGGTCACGGTCTTTCCCGGCCGTTTCCTGCCGAATGATGCACGAATTGCCGTCTTCCCCTCCGGAGGTTCGCCACAGATCCAGCGCTACAGCCGCCTGCACGCATCCGACGCGATCGGCATTCTCGGCGGCCCGGCCCTCCCGGTATCCGCCAGAGGACCGATCAAGATCGAGGATCAGGATATGATTTTCGCAGGTCAGGTGACCGATGCCTGA
- a CDS encoding type III-B CRISPR-associated protein Cas10/Cmr2, whose amino-acid sequence MPEQTWFILSITPVQEFVGQARRTRDLWAGSYLLSWLSAQAMAAVKKAGGEIVMPQVDDDPMIRLLIHGNGVTPPVVGSLPNQFTARLPVGVGPEICREAVQGAWRKLAEAVWCKFVKPVKELSNFHDLSAVWTQQIEGFWEIAWVVVPTVDGEDGRQTLKRAGDLLRRRKLWRRHLLPDEYATLGREGGDHCQLMPDWRELSGYARASHADAQDAFWGSIRDQIGMILGHNAIELAQGERLCAPALVKRLFPTLPACALKSAIDWVPGNDSGRIRSWPSTRYMAVLPWLRRVANRHVANKPFIDRLRDLVGNDFQTESGSAAHLASDLGEIGKLDGNLFDRDALRNTKDFPIADNKAGDRRRDLEAARAALVTAAGIGEPATHYALLLMDGDRIGTALAQAGPGAIATLFKRFGKQVTQTIWRHDGICIYAGGDDVLALLSVPDAVTCARELREHWTKAAEAAMGEGTRPTISAAVIFAEATVPLRLVLARAHEVLDEVAKNGNGRDSLAADIIRGGDFSRSWVSQWDAPGVEAFAGFASGQHAPLAASSGLLHAIGGRFGAPVLDLFADGGHDDDFERLLAQAHLRNRSRDLPAMDAPGGDLSEEERLKIAREEIRPLVALLREVPGGAGARRGRPCLNPDAALFLRFFARQSVGGARSQVPIPDVADTGDGR is encoded by the coding sequence ATGCCTGAGCAGACATGGTTCATCCTCTCCATCACCCCCGTCCAGGAATTCGTCGGCCAGGCGCGCCGCACCCGCGATCTCTGGGCCGGATCCTATCTTCTGTCCTGGCTGTCGGCGCAGGCGATGGCGGCGGTGAAGAAGGCGGGCGGAGAGATCGTCATGCCGCAGGTGGACGACGATCCGATGATCAGGCTTCTGATCCACGGCAATGGGGTGACACCGCCGGTCGTCGGATCACTGCCCAACCAGTTCACCGCACGCCTGCCCGTGGGTGTCGGGCCTGAGATCTGCCGCGAGGCCGTCCAGGGTGCCTGGCGAAAGCTTGCCGAGGCGGTCTGGTGCAAGTTCGTCAAACCGGTCAAGGAGCTTTCCAACTTCCACGACCTGTCCGCGGTCTGGACGCAGCAGATCGAGGGTTTTTGGGAAATCGCCTGGGTGGTCGTGCCGACGGTCGACGGCGAGGACGGGCGGCAGACCCTGAAGCGCGCCGGAGACCTGCTGCGTCGGCGCAAGCTCTGGCGCAGGCATCTGCTGCCGGATGAATACGCCACGCTTGGCCGCGAGGGCGGCGATCACTGCCAGCTGATGCCCGACTGGCGGGAATTGTCGGGTTATGCCCGGGCGAGCCATGCGGACGCGCAGGATGCCTTCTGGGGCAGCATCCGCGACCAGATCGGGATGATACTTGGGCACAATGCCATAGAGTTGGCGCAAGGCGAACGTTTGTGCGCACCGGCGCTGGTCAAGCGTCTGTTCCCGACCTTGCCAGCCTGTGCGTTGAAAAGCGCCATCGACTGGGTGCCTGGCAACGACAGCGGCAGGATCCGCTCATGGCCTTCTACCCGCTATATGGCGGTGCTGCCCTGGCTTCGGCGGGTCGCGAACCGGCATGTCGCGAACAAGCCGTTTATCGACCGGCTTAGGGACCTTGTCGGAAATGATTTCCAGACCGAGAGCGGATCCGCTGCGCATCTGGCCAGCGATCTGGGGGAGATCGGCAAGCTTGACGGCAACCTCTTCGATCGGGATGCCCTCAGGAACACCAAAGACTTTCCCATCGCGGACAACAAAGCCGGCGACCGTCGCCGGGACTTGGAGGCTGCCCGCGCCGCTCTCGTAACCGCCGCCGGTATCGGCGAGCCCGCCACCCATTACGCCCTGCTGCTGATGGATGGCGACCGGATCGGCACGGCGCTGGCGCAGGCGGGGCCGGGCGCGATTGCGACCTTGTTCAAGAGGTTCGGCAAGCAGGTGACCCAGACGATCTGGCGGCATGACGGCATCTGCATCTATGCCGGCGGTGATGATGTGCTGGCCCTGCTGTCGGTGCCGGATGCGGTGACCTGCGCGCGTGAGCTGCGTGAGCACTGGACGAAAGCGGCCGAGGCGGCGATGGGCGAGGGCACCCGACCCACCATCTCTGCCGCCGTGATCTTCGCCGAGGCCACCGTGCCGCTGCGCCTGGTGCTGGCCCGGGCGCATGAGGTGCTGGACGAGGTGGCAAAGAACGGCAATGGCCGCGACAGCCTGGCCGCCGACATCATTCGCGGTGGCGATTTCAGCCGCAGCTGGGTGTCGCAATGGGATGCGCCGGGTGTCGAGGCCTTTGCGGGGTTCGCGTCGGGACAGCACGCGCCGCTCGCCGCCTCGTCGGGCCTGCTGCATGCGATCGGCGGGCGCTTCGGGGCGCCGGTGCTGGACCTTTTTGCCGATGGCGGCCATGACGATGATTTCGAGCGTCTGCTGGCCCAGGCCCATCTCAGGAATCGCAGCCGGGATCTGCCGGCCATGGATGCGCCCGGGGGCGACCTCTCCGAAGAGGAGAGGCTCAAGATCGCCCGCGAGGAAATCCGGCCGCTCGTGGCTCTGCTCCGCGAGGTGCCGGGCGGGGCAGGGGCCCGGCGTGGCCGGCCGTGCCTCAACCCGGATGCCGCCCTGTTCCTGCGCTTCTTTGCCCGCCAGTCGGTCGGCGGTGCCCGGTCGCAGGTGCCGATACCGGATGTGGCCGATACGGGAGACGGCCGATGA
- a CDS encoding type III-B CRISPR module-associated Cmr3 family protein produces MTGRFDRIFAFRPVDTLFFRSGRPFNQSDPGAAEAESLFPPNPPTLVGAVRNALAQALEGPRGGRWSETTAGLLNGGHLRFGAPFLALNGERLYPAPAALLRLEDEKLARARPGEVIETDLGPTCLPELPEKSKMVTDAWLTAGGMTCFLAGQVPAEGDLRLTACLWKSEPRIGIGRDVATRRVEEGALYAPVHIRPAEGLEICVRVQATDPQVAARLAGLDGLPGTVALGGEHRAAGLRDVAPDGITEATEPPGAGAVVVATGPVIATPALLTPGGALGRGGGSIRMVCARKPGMIGGWDDLGRRPHPMRPVLTAGTTWFLDGATGTPGPLGPRHRWGFGDCLSGILHDDKAS; encoded by the coding sequence ATGACCGGGCGCTTCGACCGCATTTTCGCCTTCCGCCCGGTGGACACGCTGTTCTTCCGCAGCGGCCGGCCGTTCAACCAGAGCGACCCCGGCGCCGCCGAGGCCGAGAGCCTGTTCCCGCCCAACCCGCCGACCCTCGTCGGCGCCGTGCGCAACGCCCTGGCCCAGGCGCTTGAGGGCCCCCGTGGTGGCCGATGGTCGGAGACGACCGCCGGGCTGCTGAATGGCGGGCATCTGCGTTTCGGTGCACCCTTCCTGGCGCTGAACGGCGAACGGCTCTACCCGGCCCCGGCCGCCTTGCTGCGCTTGGAGGACGAGAAGCTGGCCCGCGCCCGGCCGGGCGAGGTGATCGAGACCGATCTGGGCCCGACCTGCCTGCCCGAGCTGCCGGAGAAATCGAAGATGGTCACCGATGCCTGGCTGACCGCCGGTGGCATGACCTGCTTCCTGGCGGGCCAGGTGCCCGCGGAGGGCGATCTGCGCCTGACCGCGTGCCTCTGGAAATCCGAACCGCGCATCGGCATCGGCCGCGACGTGGCGACACGGCGGGTGGAGGAGGGCGCGCTCTACGCCCCGGTCCATATCCGTCCGGCCGAGGGGCTGGAGATCTGCGTGCGGGTGCAGGCGACCGATCCACAGGTCGCCGCGCGGCTGGCCGGGCTGGATGGCCTGCCGGGCACCGTCGCCCTGGGCGGCGAGCATCGCGCAGCCGGGCTCCGCGATGTGGCGCCGGATGGGATCACCGAGGCCACCGAGCCGCCGGGTGCCGGGGCCGTCGTGGTCGCGACCGGCCCGGTGATCGCCACACCGGCCCTGTTGACCCCCGGCGGAGCGCTCGGCCGCGGCGGCGGCAGCATTCGCATGGTCTGCGCCAGGAAGCCCGGCATGATCGGCGGCTGGGATGATCTGGGCCGACGCCCGCACCCCATGCGGCCGGTGCTGACCGCCGGCACCACCTGGTTTCTCGATGGCGCGACCGGCACGCCCGGCCCTCTGGGGCCCCGGCATCGCTGGGGCTTCGGCGATTGCCTCTCTGGTATTCTGCACGACGATAAGGCGAGTTGA
- the cmr4 gene encoding type III-B CRISPR module RAMP protein Cmr4 — translation MSDVMFGLLAETFLHPGSGQSDGAIDLKVAREAVTGYPYIPGSAVKGALRAAMCDGGGEHKGHVDAAFGQVDGAGSVLVSDARLLLLPVRSLTRAYLWLTCPLILERLRRDLERAGLKGGDVPTLTVDRGKALTGITGRIFLEDRLFEADISKLPPAIPEVIGQLIADDGARGRLSDQLCIISNHDFRWFAENALPVQARNVLDPATKASNNLWYEESLPPDTLLYMTLTARGSADETGRTAVAGFVEGQKFLQFGGNETVGQGWVRAGRYPQPAPEGGR, via the coding sequence ATGAGCGACGTGATGTTCGGTCTTCTGGCCGAAACCTTCCTCCACCCCGGCAGTGGCCAGAGCGATGGCGCGATCGATCTCAAGGTGGCGCGCGAGGCGGTGACCGGCTATCCCTACATCCCCGGCTCGGCGGTGAAGGGCGCCCTGCGTGCCGCCATGTGCGACGGCGGCGGCGAGCACAAAGGGCATGTCGATGCGGCGTTCGGCCAGGTGGATGGGGCCGGCAGCGTGCTGGTGTCGGATGCCCGCCTGCTGCTGCTGCCGGTACGCTCGCTCACCCGGGCCTATCTCTGGCTGACCTGCCCGCTGATCCTGGAGCGACTGCGGCGGGATCTGGAGCGGGCCGGTTTGAAGGGCGGTGATGTGCCGACTCTCACGGTCGATCGCGGCAAGGCGCTGACCGGGATCACCGGCCGGATCTTCCTGGAAGACCGGCTGTTCGAGGCCGATATATCCAAGCTGCCGCCGGCCATTCCGGAGGTGATCGGCCAGCTGATCGCCGATGACGGCGCCCGCGGGCGGTTGAGCGACCAGCTCTGCATCATCTCCAATCATGATTTCCGCTGGTTCGCCGAAAATGCCCTGCCGGTGCAGGCGCGCAATGTGCTGGACCCCGCCACCAAGGCCAGCAACAACCTCTGGTACGAGGAAAGCCTGCCGCCCGACACGCTGCTCTACATGACCCTGACAGCCCGCGGCTCGGCGGACGAGACGGGACGAACAGCGGTGGCGGGTTTCGTCGAGGGCCAGAAATTTCTCCAGTTCGGCGGCAATGAAACCGTCGGTCAGGGCTGGGTGCGGGCGGGCCGATATCCGCAGCCTGCGCCGGAGGGCGGCCGATGA
- the cmr5 gene encoding type III-B CRISPR module-associated protein Cmr5 codes for MTTTPSLDMLRAKHAYAAVKTVTGAQLVDYKRAARQMPARVLTNGIGQALAMLMRDGSSDAESQRLCGHLTAWLTDGTTPHPFPLAANKTLIEQLVLGDQELFVWMQRETLAYLGWLKTFAEAGISAGEGGADDGK; via the coding sequence ATGACCACGACGCCATCCCTCGACATGCTGCGGGCGAAGCATGCCTATGCGGCCGTCAAGACGGTGACCGGCGCGCAGCTGGTGGACTATAAGCGGGCGGCCCGGCAGATGCCGGCGCGGGTGCTGACCAACGGCATCGGTCAGGCCCTGGCGATGCTGATGCGCGATGGGAGTTCCGACGCGGAGAGCCAACGTCTCTGCGGCCATCTCACGGCGTGGCTGACGGACGGGACCACACCTCATCCCTTCCCTCTCGCCGCGAACAAGACGCTGATCGAGCAGCTGGTCCTGGGCGACCAGGAGCTGTTCGTCTGGATGCAGCGCGAGACGCTGGCTTATCTGGGCTGGCTGAAGACCTTTGCCGAGGCCGGCATCTCCGCCGGGGAAGGAGGTGCGGATGACGGGAAATGA
- the cmr6 gene encoding type III-B CRISPR module RAMP protein Cmr6 codes for MRPNPGLYFDRFYDGWPDRWGTKEDPAAKAGFLDRVITCAKAAKTGDALNAMLARRSDLVRSRSGRSARFTSDWRWTAGLGRSSPVENGFNWHHSLGVPYLPGSSVKGMLRSWYETWGGSDDDVTALFGPRPGKGVDLTAGRLIVLDALPVPEVKLVRDVMTPHYGPYYAGGDNPPAPGDWYSPIPIPFLTLAPGQVFDFAILPRRPRDQDILDEVMAQLAAALDWIGTGAKTAVGYGRFSPEVKS; via the coding sequence ATGCGCCCGAATCCCGGCCTCTATTTCGATCGCTTCTATGATGGCTGGCCGGACAGGTGGGGAACCAAAGAAGACCCCGCCGCGAAGGCGGGTTTCCTCGATCGCGTCATCACATGTGCAAAGGCGGCGAAGACCGGCGATGCCCTGAACGCCATGCTCGCCCGACGCTCTGATCTGGTCCGGAGCCGCAGCGGCCGGTCTGCCCGGTTCACGAGCGACTGGCGCTGGACTGCCGGTCTGGGCCGCAGCAGCCCGGTCGAGAACGGCTTCAACTGGCATCACAGCCTGGGCGTGCCCTATCTGCCCGGCTCGTCGGTCAAGGGCATGCTGCGCAGCTGGTACGAGACCTGGGGCGGCAGCGATGATGACGTCACGGCCCTGTTCGGCCCCAGGCCCGGCAAGGGGGTCGACCTCACGGCCGGCCGCCTTATCGTCCTCGACGCCCTGCCGGTGCCGGAGGTGAAGCTGGTCCGCGACGTGATGACGCCCCATTACGGCCCCTATTACGCCGGCGGCGACAACCCGCCGGCCCCGGGCGACTGGTACAGCCCGATCCCCATCCCCTTCCTGACCCTGGCCCCGGGCCAGGTTTTCGACTTCGCGATCCTGCCGCGCCGGCCCCGGGATCAGGACATCCTGGACGAGGTGATGGCTCAGCTGGCGGCGGCGCTGGACTGGATCGGCACCGGCGCGAAGACGGCGGTGGGGTATGGGCGGTTCAGCCCGGAAGTGAAATCATGA